The genomic stretch AGCTTTAGTCTGTGTGACAttgaaaaagtaaaacagttaTGTATATAGTGATATCAAGGTGTTTTTGACAAATATGAACTGAATACCAATAATTTTAATTACTTACACGATCATGTACTGCTTGGTTTGAGGTCTTGTTTGGAGTATCTGATATAGCAAAACAAATTACATTCATTACAttctaacaaaaaaaatacagtagTGAAGTGCATCTAATGTTTCATTTAACTCACAAATTATGGTCACTGATCACTAacaaaaaattaattatttacaTAAATTTGTTTGTATAATTGAAGTACACACAggaacacaaataaaaatggtACACCTCAATCACCATTGAAAACATGTACAGTAATTGACTCTTTATAGTTTTACAGTATAACTTCTGTCATGTTTCTATAATCCATAGATTTGGGGTCTTaaaaatgtgactgaaataattttggacttttaaataATTTCAGCTTTTTATAAGACTTACCTTGAAATGGTTTACATACTCTTCGGTTGCAAATCAAGACAACATTTCCAAAGAGAGAAATGGCCAAGCAAACTATTAATATTGCCATTTGAATAAATCCTGATTGTGTTGGCTGcactacaaaaaacaaatcaaaaatcaaTTCTCAAAAACTGTTATCAGCTTGGAATATATAGTATAAAGTACTTAACATCAAATACCTTCAATGTCCAGTTTAgttccatttccaaataataTCTCCCCACATGTGGCCACAGCACAGTAGTAAGTCCCAGCATCAGATGAGCTGACATTCTTAGAGAAGCGATAAAGACACCTCTCCTGTGAGTCTGATATTATCTCACTTTCACTGTGTCTGTTTCCATCAGTGTAGATGATGCTTGGGTGTAATTGATCTGATCCAGCTCTGAACCAGAACACATTATAATCTCTGGGACACATCTTGTCAGAGTCCGAATAGACTGAACACTGGAGAGTCACTGAATTTCCTGAACGCAGTGGATTTAACACTGTTGGCCACTGAACAACAGTATAATTTGATGCTGGCTGATTATTTCCTGTGTAAtacaagacacaaaaacattctTCATAACACGCCCTGAAACACTTTAAAGTTTATAAGTATGGCAGTGTATTACTAACTTACCTTTTACTAACAAATATGTTCCAGTCCATTCAGGATTAATCCATTCTATGATTCCACAGTGATAGATTCCCTCATCGTCTTGGACTGCTTTCAAAATGGTCAGGTTGCTAAATTTCTTATCATAATGTGTTTGAAatcttgatttaaatatttcttgACCATACTGAGGTGTTGCAGTTTCAAACAGTGTGACTATTAATTTGAGAGTATCTCCGACACTCTGCCTGTACCAGTGGACTCCTCTAATGTTGACCACATCGGGCAAAGCACATGTTAAGTTTGCTGGTTCACCAAGCTGAACAATTTTCACTGGAACTAGAGTATCTGAATTAGAATATAGAAAAGTTATGGTTTTCTCCACACATCTATTTGACATTAAATTCTCAATTTAGAACATCTTTAGTAAAGTTAAATGCACACTTACATCCTTGATGAAGTAAAAGCAATATAATCCATAACATGACCATCGTGACACTGCTCCTTGTTGAGGACTTGGCTGGTATTTCACAGAATGAAGGAGGTGAAATCACTGTATTCGGTAAGACAGTAAAATGCTGCTGATTGGTCAGTACAGAATATATTCAAATGTAGACTTCCTGTCACATTTGCCTCCTCCTGGGCTTTGCAAAAGCTCTCATCTTCTTTCATCTTGTATTGCAACTGCCTATTTTGTTAACTAGAACACTGTTCCCTATGGGTTATAGTTATTcttgttaaaaacttttcttaaTAAATCTTAAGCACTAAAAGAGTAATCAGCACAGTCCCAACTGCTGTTTGTGGCATTTACTCCAAGAAATACCTCAGAAATACTTCAGAAAATCACcacattttgcatttcaaaggaaagtgtgtaagttcattgTTCATTTTGACTGATCATTGCATTTTTTACCTTAAAAGAGCTGACGAGAAGGCCTGAATACATGTTGCGTGCCTGAAGCAAATGGTTTAGCCTCTTCAAAAACCAAAGCTTATGGGCATTTTTGAGAGCAAATTACATATTAAACAGGTCAGTAGCTGTTTAAACACCCaacaccaaaaaccaaaaaaaaggcaTAGTAAAAAGTCATTTTGATGGGTGTACTGACTCCAAAGGAGTTGAGTTTCCTAAGGAGGTATAGCCATTGGTGGCACCTCCTGagaatctcctctgtgttggcaGAGAATTTCAGGAGGTTGTCAAAAATGGTTCCCAGATATTTGTACTCCTCAACTACCTCAACTGGCTTCCCGTGGATGGCGGTggtgactgaagcagccagatccctctgactactggagaaggtcaccaccatctctttggttttgctcacaTTCAGTTAAAGTTTGGAGCTGTCACACCCCTCTACAAACTCCTGAAGAGCAGGCCTGTGGTGTTGTGAGGGGCctgacagcagtgacaggagAACTGTGTCGACAGCATATTTCACCAGGTGACAGTTGGGCTGTGTGGATCTGCAGTCATCGGTGTAGAGGATGAAGAGCGGGGGggagagcacacagccctgggggTAGCCAGTGGAGGTGGAACAGAGACCAGAAAGAGAGTTGTTGACCCGAACTTTCTGAGTCCTGTTGGTCAAAAAGTCCAATATCCACAGGATTAGCTGATCATCCAGGTGAAATCGGGAGGAAAGTTTAGTGGTCAGGATATGAGGCTGCAGAGTGTTGAATGCTGATGAGAAATCAGCAAACAGAAATCTGGCAGAGGAGTCAGGGAGCTCCAGATGTTTGCGGGTGGAGTCCAAGATGAAGATTTTTGCATCATGGACACCTCTGCGTGCACGGTAAGAGAACTGGAGTGGGTCCATCAGGGGGTCAATTGCTCTTACGATATGCTGTTTTATGATCTTCTCCATGTCCTTCATCACCAGGGAGGTGAGGGCCACAGGACGAAGATCGTTCAGAGACTTTGGGTTGTTTCTTTTGGGGATGGGGATGACTGTGGAGTGTTTCCACAGCTGGGGGACGGTGTGACTGTCAATTGAGTGTTGAAATAGAGTCCAGAACACACTTCCTAGTTGCCACAGTGCCTCAGAACTCGACTGCTGATGTTGTCAGGGCCGGGTGAGCTCCTCTCCCTGGTCCTCCTGAGGGCTCACACCACGTCCTCAGTCCTGAGGGTGAGTGCAGACCTGCCAAGTTTGAGTGAGGATCTGGACTCCTCAAGCTGGGTGATATTGTCCGTCTCAAACCTGGTGTAGAAAGCGTTGAGGTtgtcagggagggaggaggggttgCTGCCCTCCACCTGGATGGTTCTGGGGGTGGTGCCCACAGTATTCACAGAGGCCATGATTTTGAAGCCCTACCAGGCTGAGCAGAGGTCCCCTGTGGTGAATTATTTTTCACCTGTGTTTttatactccagtttagcagtTTTTATGGCCTTCTTGACCTCCCTGTTGACCTCCTTTTTATCCAGTGCAGAGCCGGTGAAGAAAatcctgttttttaatttattaaggaTTTCCTTGAGCTCCTTGGTgatccagggtttgttgtttttgaggGGATAATGTTGTCAACACagaacacactcagacaaaaactggttcacccgaaagacaaaacttcaaaacttcaaaccctggctgattgggacccacacaatcagaactgaagaagcttctcggatgagaggtgaaacgtcttcaagcaactcaaagaagtccagacgcttttctttgcaaactcctttgacttcaaaacacaaacttaacaatgtggtgtaagctgtacagtgcagcgagtaatgcccagacctctacattggagagaccaaacagccacttcacaagcgtatggcacaacatagaagagccacctccacaggacaagactcagcagtccatctgcatcttaaggataaaggacactctttcgaggatgccaatgttcacattttggacagagaggacagatcgtttgaaagaggagtgaaagaatggtaaatggcctgtattttgtatagcgctttactagtccctaaggaccccaaagcgctttacacctccagtcatccacccattcatgcacacattcacacactggtgatggcaagctacgttgtagccacagctaccctggggcgcactgacagaggcgaggctgccggacactggcgccaccggccctctgaccaccaccagtaggcaacgggtgaagtgtcttgcccaaggacacaacgaccgagactggccaagccggggctcgaaccggcaatcttccgattacaaggcgagctcccaactcttgagccacgatcgccctagaagccatctatgtccactgtgagcgaccatctttgaacagaggtggtggtttacgacaccaactgtctgccatctataatccagttttgagttccctccccagacgccttaacgcccactcacatcctgggccatctgacctcaggaaatcgcatgataaggtggggccaggtttcacaatgagctcacccgaaaccctggctgattgggaccacacccattttcacaccttggctcaggtgattagaggatcatcaggggtccttttgtccctctttgggggatactcccactgggtttaaatctgggactctccagcatttgaccttagaactgaagaagcttctcggataagaggtgaaacgtcttcaagcaacttaaagaagtccagacgcttttctttgcaagctcctttgactacgatgacctggatgactgagaaccttcacagacatatgtcCGACAGAGTGTGCTTAAGTCTAAAACTTAAATGACCATAACTGAAGGTTGCGAAATGCATCAAAGGGATTGTTTGTGATGTGTGGACCATTTTTGCTATACAGCTATTTAGCGAGCTTCCAGTTCAGATAAcaaatgtattcttttttttgttgttttcttttgtgtatttGCAAATTAGGGAAAGGTCATAATCGCAAAAagttaattctgttcatcttGACGTAGTGTTTCTGAAATAACTGAACTAGCACCACTGGCGAAAACTGCAAATTGTAATGACCATTGATTAACAACTACTGATCAAAGAAAATTGATCATTGATCATcgaccatgagtaccattcacagataTTTGGGGAacggctgcaatcacagcattgtgagatggtgaaagatgtacccttaggccccctcttCGATTCAGAGATAGTCTTTCCCTTTTAAAGAAATGGCCTTCTTGACTCCCTGCTCAAACCAgcattcctccctgtccaggataagggatgggtaccggtatccagTGTCattatggcaccggttctgacataaacggtagtaaccagaccgaaaagcagcgcacatttcagtgctttatttcggtgctttttttttcctgagatgtcatacagtttggattctagccaatcattttacctttcaaggatagtaggcgggtccAGGTATGTacattcttttagagcagagctacagattaaaatgcccaaggcgaagcggtcaaaagtctggctgtacttcacaacaaagatgcaaactcagcagcctgcaacagtgctttaagctgatactgtgcaaaggaggtacacctcaatctgatgaaacacctggcgacgcatagtgtttttaaaagccgagaaatgcaccatatttgatagcttgctgcaagacctcacatcgagcacatctactgtggGTGTGGTGCccgttatcggacccggagttagcaacatccccaaGAACccaaagaggagagtcctggccctagccctgccagtgtggcagaaatgatgacggatgatgatggcagcaccagccgttcttctctgcgtgagtagcttaatgttgttcgtgtgtaatttacgttgagtaggctaaccacgttattaaattaatgcacgtaaggtgaactagcaacaccgtcgtagttacatgcggctgtcttcttgtttgatggcagatactcccttcaccctggccaaagaGGCTAAATGAccaagaaaaagtggaaaacagttaaacatgagaggttttggacaagtttgtgttttttccattgtttaagcactgcttccagccaggagtgatatgccctatagctgcagaaaaggctaacattgttatctttttacaaaaaaacagctaaacatgagaggtttttggacaaagtttgtgttctccattctttaagcaccggttcgagcactgtttaagcaccggcaccgtttcaagagtaccggtttggcaccggtatctgataaacctaaacgatacccatcaatatccaggatgtgtacattcTCATCATTGAAAGATTGGCCACtgactgtaggtgtgaataAACTGCGGAGTTCTGGCCTTACGAGGTGGCTCTACTGTATTGTGCTGTCTATTTAGCCAGAGGTCGTTTGGTTTCCCGATGTATAATCATGGCAATCCTCCTGACACTTTACAGCGTAcactacagtggcttgcaaagtattcggccccttgaacttttccacattttgtcacattacagccacaaacatgaatcagttttattggaattccacgtgaaagaccaatgcaaagtggtgtacacgtgagaagtggaacgaaatcatacatgattccaaacattttttacaaataaataactgcaaagtggggtgtgcgtaattattcagccccctgagtcaatactttgtagaaccaccttttgctgcaattacagctgccagtcttttagggtatgtctctacctgctttgcacatctaaagactgaaattcttgccattcttctttgcaaaacagctccagctcagtcagattagatggacagcgtttgtgaacagcagttttcagatcttgccacagattctcgattggatttagacaccagacaggtcagggataaagttgttgagaaatttaaagcaggcttaggctacaaaaagatttcccaagccttgaacatccacggagcactgttcaagtgatcattcagaaatggaaggagtatggcacaactgtaaactaccaagacaaggccgtccacctaaactcacaggccgaacaaggagagcgctgatcagaaatgcagccaagaggcccatggtgactctggacgagctgcagagatctacagctcaggtgggggaatctgtccataggacaactattagtcgtgcactgcacaaagttggcctttatggaagagtggcaagaagaaagccattgttaacagaaaaccataagaagtccggtttgcagtttgccacaagccatgtggggacacagcaaacatgtggaagaaggtgctctggtcagatgagaccaaatggaacttttggccaaaatgcaaaacgctatgtgtggtggaaaactaacactgcacatcactctgaacacaccatccccactgtcaaatatggtggtggcagcatcatgctctgggggtgcttctcttcagcagggacagggaagctggtcagagttgatgggagatggatggagccaaatacagggcaatcttggaagaaaacctcttggagtctgcaaagacttgagactggggcggaggttcaccttccagcaggacaatgaccctaaacataaagccagggcaacaatggaatggtttaaaacaaaacatatccatgtgttagaatggcccagtcaaagtccagatctaaatccaattgagaatctgtggtaAGATCtgaaactgctgttcacaaacgctgtccatctaatctgactaaGCTGGAGCtgtttgcaaagaagaatgggcaaggatttcagtctctagatgtgcaaagctggtagagacataccctaaagactggcagctgtaattgcagcaaaaggtggttctacaagtattgactcagggggccgaatactttgcaagccactgtatattacTCTGTTGTgttgggggacccgatccttagagtggaccaatttttggtgcagcatgTTTTGAGGTTTAAAGCCACAGAGCTGAGGTGTTTAGAGAAATGCTTCTCAACTGTTCCAATACTCTTGACACATAAGGATCACTAAGGGTTTTCCCTTAGGCAGCAGTCATCCTTCTTGTGTCCTGGATTGCCTGGAGCTTCATTGGTTAATGGTATACATCACCTTTTAAATGTTCcacattactgatggaaatctcacagtctaagaaggctaacctgtcattttcatatcctccctggtgaacttgatgtgtTTGTCCACAGAGTTAATGTGATTAGTGAATTGTGGTAGTTCCTGAGATTTGAGTTTCACCCAGGcgtcatccacatacctgaaccaatgacttaATGGTGTTCCAGGATAGGAtaacaaagccctcttttccacctcTTCCATGCACAAGTTTTCCACACTGGTGAAACAGAGGAACCTATGGCCTACCCATGTTCCACCTGTAGTATTCATCCTTGTATATGAAATTTATGGAattaagacacagttccaagaccaaacacacttggtcggtgctgagagtggtccttttgctgaggttggggtcatcctgtTATTCTTACTACTTCCACTGCTTCAATGACTGGAAGACAAGTGAAAAGAGATGTAACATAATACAAGACCATTGTTTCATCTGCTTCCATAATGACATTGCTCGTCTCTCAACTAAATTCAATGtcttctggatgtggtgtttagAGCTGCCTACAaacgggttgaggatcgaactA from Oreochromis niloticus isolate F11D_XX unplaced genomic scaffold, O_niloticus_UMD_NMBU tig00007470_pilon, whole genome shotgun sequence encodes the following:
- the LOC109197995 gene encoding uncharacterized protein LOC109197995 isoform X1, yielding MSNRCVEKTITFLYSNSDTLVPVKIVQLGEPANLTCALPDVVNIRGVHWYRQSVGDTLKLIVTLFETATPQYGQEIFKSRFQTHYDKKFSNLTILKAVQDDEGIYHCGIIEWINPEWTGTYLLVKGNNQPASNYTVVQWPTVLNPLRSGNSVTLQCSVYSDSDKMCPRDYNVFWFRAGSDQLHPSIIYTDGNRHSESEIISDSQERCLYRFSKNVSSSDAGTYYCAVATCGEILFGNGTKLDIEVQPTQSGFIQMAILIVCLAISLFGNVVLICNRRVCKPFQDTPNKTSNQAVHDRTKADEELNYAALHFSERKTRRKRKTEFAEDSVYSQVKC
- the LOC109197995 gene encoding uncharacterized protein LOC109197995 isoform X2, translated to MVMLWIILLLLHQGYTLVPVKIVQLGEPANLTCALPDVVNIRGVHWYRQSVGDTLKLIVTLFETATPQYGQEIFKSRFQTHYDKKFSNLTILKAVQDDEGIYHCGIIEWINPEWTGTYLLVKGNNQPASNYTVVQWPTVLNPLRSGNSVTLQCSVYSDSDKMCPRDYNVFWFRAGSDQLHPSIIYTDGNRHSESEIISDSQERCLYRFSKNVSSSDAGTYYCAVATCGEILFGNGTKLDIEVQPTQSGFIQMAILIVCLAISLFGNVVLICNRRVCKPFQDTPNKTSNQAVHDRTKADEELNYAALHFSERKTRRKRKTEFAEDSVYSQVKC
- the LOC109197995 gene encoding uncharacterized protein LOC109197995 isoform X3, with the translated sequence MSNRCVEKTITFLYSNSDTLVPVKIVQLGEPANLTCALPDVVNIRGVHWYRQSVGDTLKLIVTLFETATPQYGQEIFKSRFQTHYDKKFSNLTILKAVQDDEGIYHCGIIEWINPEWTGTYLLVKGNNQPASNYTVVQWPTVLNPLRSGNSVTLQCSVYSDSDKMCPRDYNVFWFRAGSDQLHPSIIYTDGNRHSESEIISDSQERCLYRFSKNVSSSDAGTYYCAVATCGEILFGNGTKLDIEDTPNKTSNQAVHDRTKADEELNYAALHFSERKTRRKRKTEFAEDSVYSQVKC